The following proteins are co-located in the Castanea sativa cultivar Marrone di Chiusa Pesio chromosome 8, ASM4071231v1 genome:
- the LOC142606647 gene encoding auxin-binding protein ABP19a-like, with product MQILPLFFISCLLLSSSSSSHAAVQDFCVGDLTAPQGPAGYSCKNPSIVTVNDFVYSALGIAGNTSNLIKAAVTPAFAAQFPGVNGLGISSARIDLAPGGVVPFHTHPGGSEILIVLQGTITAGFVSSANTVYFKTLKVADIMVFPQGLLHFQVNAGNTVATAYVSFSSSSPGLQLLDYALFGNNIPTELIAATTFLDSAQIKKLKAVLGGTG from the coding sequence ATGCAGATACTTCCCTTATTCTTCATCTCTTGTCTCCTCCTTTCCTCCAGCAGTAGCTCCCATGCTGCTGTACAAGACTTCTGTGTAGGTGACCTCACAGCTCCTCAAGGCCCTGCAGGCTACTCTTGCAAGAACCCTTCAATTGTCACAGTGAATGATTTTGTTTACTCTGCCCTAGGCATTGCCGGTAACACCTCAAATCTTATTAAAGCCGCAGTGACACCAGCATTCGCCGCACAATTTCCTGGAGTCAATGGCCTTGGAATTTCTTCTGCTCGCATAGACTTGGCTCCTGGCGGAGTTGTGCCATTTCATACACATCCTGGAGGTTCCGAAATCTTAATTGTTTTACAAGGAACAATCACTGCCGGGTTTGTTTCCTCAGCTAACACTGTTTACTTTAAAACCCTTAAGGTGGCTGACATTATGGTATTCCCTCAAGGATTACTTCACTTCCAAGTAAATGCCGGAAACACTGTCGCCACTGCATATGTTAGCTTTAGTAGTTCAAGCCCAGGTCTCCAACTTCTGGACTATGCTTTGTTTGGAAATAATATACCTACTGAATTGATAGCAGCAACTACTTTCCTTGACTCTGCTCAGATTAAGAAGCTTAAAGCTGTTCTTGGCGGCACTGGTTAA
- the LOC142606974 gene encoding UDP-glycosyltransferase 87A2-like: protein MDPTTAEPTSVHHVVAMPFPLQGHINAMMSLCKLLSSRKHNLLITFVVTEEWLHCIGSEPKPDKIRFASIPTVIERAKAVDFCGFYEVIKTKMEAPFEHLLDQLEPPVDRIIADFELQWLFGFRTRRNIPLASLWTMSASFFSALHHYHVFTQAQPEDLPLHFIDHGDEHVDDIPGISSTHLEDLRTVFHENDPRGMEMVLECISKGSKAQYLLINSVYELEPHAFDSLKAIFPFPVYPIGPAIRYLEFEVEHSSSTTTIGDNRPDYLKWLDLQPAGSVLYISLGSFFVVSNTQMDEFATALCISGVQFLWVARGEASRLKESCGDKGLVLPWCDQFKVLCHPSIGGFWSHCGWNSTQEAVYAGIPMLTFPLFLDQVPNSRQIVEDWKIGWRVKRSELGNEILVAKEDILQLVKRFMDLESFEGKKARKRAGELKDICHQAITKGGSSRSHLDAFVNDFLQGNNY from the exons CATGATGAGCTTGTGCAAGTTATTATCTTCAAGAAAACACAACCTTCTCATCACCTTCGTTGTCACTGAAGAGTGGCTACACTGCATCGGCTCCGAGCCCAAGCCAGATAAGATCCGCTTCGCCTCTATCCCTACAGTCATCGAGCGTGCAAAAGCCGTTGACTTTTGTGGCTTCTACGAAGTGATCAAGACCAAGATGGAAGCTCCCTTTGAGCACCTCCTCGATCAGCTTGAGCCGCCGGTGGATAGAATCATAGCTGACTTTGAGCTGCAGTGGCTATTCGGCTTCAGAACTCGAAGGAATATTCCATTGGCCTCGCTTTGGACCATGTCTGCATCCTTTTTCTCAGCGCTCCATCATTATCATGTTTTCACACAAGCTCAACCTGAAGATTTGCCGCTTCACTTTATAG ATCACGGAGACGAGCATGTGGATGACATACCAGGAATTTCTTCAACACATCTAGAAGACCTACGAACTGTGTTTCATGAAAATGACCCACGGGGAATGGAAATGGTCCTGGAATGCATTTCAAAGGGGTCCAAAGCACaatatcttttaattaattCTGTTTATGAGCTTGAACCTCATGCCTTCGACTCTTTGAAAGCAATATTCCCTTTCCCTGTGTACCCTATTGGCCCTGCCATACGTTACTTGGAATTTGAAGTTGAACATAGTTCCTCTACAACTACAATTGGTGACAACAGACCTGACTATTTAAAATGGTTGGATCTTCAGCCTGCAGGCTCTGTCTTATATATTTCATTGGGAAGTTTTTTTGTGGTCTCGAACACCCAAATGGATGAGTTTGCAACTGCGCTTTGTATTAGTGGTGTTCAGTTCTTGTGGGTGGCTCGTGGAGAAGCTTCTCGGCTAAAAGAAAGTTGTGGTGATAAAGGGTTGGTATTGCCTTGGTGTGACCAATTCAAAGTCTTGTGCCATCCTTCTATAGGTGGGTTTTGGTCCCATTGCGGATGGAATTCCACTCAAGAAGCTGTTTATGCAGGCATTCCTATGCTTACTTTCCCCTTATTTTTGGATCAAGTTCCTAATAGTAGGCAAATTGTGGAAGATTGGAAGATTGGGTGGAGGGTAAAGAGGTCAGAATTGGGAAATGAAATTTTGGTGGCAAAAGAAGACATATTACAACTCGTAAAAAGGTTTATGGATCTTGAaagctttgaaggaaaaaagGCTAGGAAAAGAGCAGGAGAACTAAAAGATATTTGTCATCAAGCGATTACTAAAGGTGGATCATCTCGTTCTCACTTGGATGCATTTGTTAATGACTTTTTACAAGGCAATAACTATTAA
- the LOC142608345 gene encoding UDP-glycosyltransferase 87A1-like — translation MEASKTETAAVCHVVALPYPGRGHINPMMNLCKQLVSKAPDILITFIITEEWLGFIGSDPKPSNINYATIPNVIPSELIRGKDFLGFVEAVGTKMGAPVEDVLDLLQPPVTAIVIDPYLVWAVGLGNQRNIPVASLWTMSPSVFSVFHHFELLLQNGQFLLDFSERGDELVGYIPGVSATRIADLPITTHGDYLKALHRALECVSLVSKGQYLLFTTFHELEAQAIDALKADFPFPVYPIGPAIPYLELENNSSITNANNGVNYFQWLDCQPLSSVLYISMGSFLSVSNAQMDEIVGGVRDSGVRCLWVSRGEIGRFNDVFDDMSLVVPWCDQLKVLCHSSIGGFWTHCGLNSTLEAIFAGVPMLTFPIVWDQILNCKQIVEDWKIGWRVKKGVAAGNFVTRGDISELVRRFMDQKSEEGNEMRKRAKELQETSRQAIAKGGSSETNLDAFIRNISRGHSH, via the exons ATGGAGGCTTCCAAAACTGAAACAGCCGCCGTCTGCCACGTGGTGGCGCTGCCCTATCCTGGTCGAGGCCACATCAACCCCATGATGAACCTCTGCAAGCAACTGGTTTCAAAAGCCCCCGATATTCTCATCACCTTCATCATTACTGAAGAATGGCTCGGCTTCATCGGCTCAGACCCAAAGCCAAGTAATATAAACTATGCCACCATACCAAACGTTATACCTTCGGAGCTGATTCGTGGTAAAGATTTTCTAGGGTTCGTAGAAGCCGTGGGTACGAAGATGGGAGCGCCCGTTGAGGATGTTCTGGACCTGCTTCAGCCGCCGGTGACAGCCATCGTCATTGatccttaccttgtttgggcTGTCGGTTTGGGGAACCAAAGGAATATTCCGGTGGCCTCACTTTGGACTATGTCGCCCTCGGTGTTCTCAGTGTTTCATCATTTTGAGCTGCTCCTTCAGAACGGCCAATTCCTTCTTGATTTTTCTG AACGAGGAGATGAGCTCGTGGGATACATCCCCGGAGTTTCTGCCACACGTATTGCAGATCTTCCCATCACTACTCATGGAGATTATCTAAAAGCTTTGCATCGAGCTCTGGAATGTGTTTCATTGGTGTCCAAAGGGCAGTATCTTCTCTTCACTACGTTTCACGAACTTGAAGCTCAAGCCATTGATGCTTTAAAAGCCGACTTTCCTTTTCCTGTCTACCCTATTGGCCCTGCCATACCTTACTTAGAACTTGAAAATAATTCCTCTATTACTAATGCTAACAATGGTGTCAACTATTTCCAGTGGCTAGATTGTCAACCTCTATCTTCGGTCTTGTACATCTCAATGGGAAGTTTCCTATCGGTTTCAAATGCCCAAATGGATGAAATTGTTGGTGGGGTGAGGGATAGTGGTGTACGGTGCTTGTGGGTGTCACGTGGGGAAATTGGTCGGTTTAATGATGTTTTTGATGATATGAGCTTGGTTGTGCCTTGGTGTGACCAATTGAAGGTGTTGTGCCACTCCTCAATTGGAGGGTTTTGGACACATTGTGGATTGAATTCCACTCTAGAGGCTATTTTTGCTGGTGTTCCAATGCTTACTTTCCCAATTGTTTGGGATCAAATCTTAAACTGTAAACAAATTGTGGAGGATTGGAAGATCGGCTGGAGAGTTAAGAAAGGCGTGGCAGCTGGAAATTTTGTGACAAGAGGAGATATTTCAGAGCTCGTGAGAAGGTTCATGGATCAAAAAAGCGAAGAAGGGAATGAAATGAGGAAAAGAGCGAAAGAACTTCAAGAGACCAGTCGACAAGCAATTGCTAAAGGTGGATCATCAGAAACAAATCTTGATGCTTTTATTAGAAATATTTCAAGAGGCCACAGTCATTAA